Within Nocardioides rotundus, the genomic segment CACGGCCAGATGGGCCGGGACTACCCCGACGTGCGCGCCAACACGGTCGCGTCCTTCGCGCTGGGCGACTACGAGTGGATCCTCGCCTTCGAGGCCGACGAGCTCTACCGCATCGTCGACCTGATGCGGCACCTGCGCGGCTCTGAGGCGCGGCTGCACGTGCGGGAGGAGATCCCGTTCTTCACCGGGCCGCGGGTCGAGGTGGCCGAGCTGGTCGAGCGGCTGCCCTGACCCGACCCGGGAGGACTACTCCGGCATCGGGCGGTCGAGCAGCCGCAGCAGGTACTCGCCGTACCCGCTCTTGCGCAGCGCCTCGGCCTGCTCGCGCAGGCCGTCGTCGGACAGGAAGCCCATCCGCCAGGCGATCTCCTCCGGCGAGCCGATCTTCACGCCCTGCCGGGCCTCCAGCGTGCGCACGAAGTTCGCTGCATCGTTGAGGCTGTCGTGGGTGCCGGTGTCCAGCCACGCGGTGCCGCGTTTGAGCAGCTCCACGCGCAGCTGGCCGTCCTCGAGGTAGGAGCGGTTGAGGTCGGTGATCTCCAGCTCGCCGCGCGCCGAGGGCCGCAGCCGGTCGGTCCGCTCCACGACGGTGTTGTCGTAGAAGTACAGGCCCGGGACGGCGAAGTCGCTCTTGGGCCGCTCGGGCTTCTCCTCCAGGGAGAGGACGGTGCCGTCCTTGGCGAACTCGACGACGCCGTACGCGCGGGGATCGCTGACCTGGTAGCCGAAGACCAGGGCGCCCTCCACGTCGGTGTTCTGCCGCAGCTTCAGCCCCAGGCCCTGGCCGTGGAAGATGTTGTCGCCGAGCACCAGCGCCACGGACTGGTCGGCGATGTGGTCCGCGCCGATCTGGAAGGCCTGCGCGAGCCCGTCGGGACTGGGCTGCTCCGCCCAGGAGATGGCGATGCCGAACTGGCTGCCGTCGCCCAGCAGCCGCTGGAACTGCGGCGCCTCGTGCGGGGTGGTGATCACCAGGATGTCCCGGATCCCCGCGAGCAGCAGGGTGGAGAGTGGG encodes:
- the rfbA gene encoding glucose-1-phosphate thymidylyltransferase RfbA produces the protein MKGIILAGGTGTRLHPLTLATSKQLMPVYDKPMIYYPLSTLLLAGIRDILVITTPHEAPQFQRLLGDGSQFGIAISWAEQPSPDGLAQAFQIGADHIADQSVALVLGDNIFHGQGLGLKLRQNTDVEGALVFGYQVSDPRAYGVVEFAKDGTVLSLEEKPERPKSDFAVPGLYFYDNTVVERTDRLRPSARGELEITDLNRSYLEDGQLRVELLKRGTAWLDTGTHDSLNDAANFVRTLEARQGVKIGSPEEIAWRMGFLSDDGLREQAEALRKSGYGEYLLRLLDRPMPE